Within Cucumis melo cultivar AY chromosome 4, USDA_Cmelo_AY_1.0, whole genome shotgun sequence, the genomic segment CGAACAAAAACCAGCCCCACAAGCTGCTAGCTTGCAGCTTAGATCCATAAGCTCTAGGAATTCTTTCAAGCTAGCTTAGACCCATAAGTTTCTAGCTTAAAAGAAGTACTAGAACCTTTTACATATGGGGAGGAAAAACAACTAAAACAATTGAAAGACCTGTATCTTCAACAAAATTGTACTATGACAACTGGTTTGCACTTGATTTCCATAGTTACTTCAAAAAGATGCTTCCAAAAGAAAAATCCACATAAACCATCAAAGTGAATCCTACATTGGGAAGGTTCTCAAGACAGGTagtaaaaaatggaaaatacacACCTTACACTCCTGATTTCAATATCTACTGTCAACATAactttggtttttgaaaattatgtttattttctCACATATGTTTTCATCTTCCCAAAAAGATTTGAATTCTTTCCAAATTCCTAAAACAAcaataacaaaacaaagaatcTCATAGGCAGAAGGGAGTTTATAAGCTTTACTTCTAAGAACCAAAGACTAAAACGGTACCAAACTAGGCTTAACTTAAAATCTAGTTGTCCTCACTAATATACAGTTAATCTTATCCGGCAGGTACTCTCTTTTTCATGTTTGGTCACATTCCCAACATGAGATAAACATATGAGCATAATGAAGGTGTAGAGCAGCCAGAAACAGGTCACCAAAACTACCAACAAAATTAAATAACCGAAAAGGAGAGTACCTGCAGAACAGAAGTCCATTTGATATGTGAAGCATTTAAAGACTGATTCGGAATATAAGAATGTTTAACCTCACCTCCACTTCCAATAACTAACTCCAAAACAAGATTTAGATTTGCCCAATAGGAATTACCCCCATCCCCACTCAAAAACTTCTCAATGATTTGAATCTCCGCTCCATTTTCCACCGAAACCAACGATCTAGGATTCGAACAGCCATTTCCTTTGAACTCTCCACTCCCACGTTGATAGAAAAGATAACTAAAATGGATTGGATAATCTAGCAGGAACATAAAAAGCTGGAGCTTTAGCGCCATAAATAGACCAAAACAAATCCTTCACGAACTTCCCATCAACAAACACAGGCACCCTCTTCGCCATACTCTCGGAAGGcaaagat encodes:
- the LOC103503518 gene encoding protein ABCI7, chloroplastic-like, translated to MALKLQLFMFLLDYPIHFSYLFYQRGSGEFKGNGCSNPRSLVSVENGAEIQIIEKFLSGDGGNSYWANLNLVLELVIGSGGEVKHSYIPNQSLNASHIKWTSVLQVFEESIDHEIKSIYA